Proteins co-encoded in one Streptomyces sp. JH34 genomic window:
- a CDS encoding XRE family transcriptional regulator yields MTDLDQLTQSLARNLKRWRGERGFTLDALAARAGVSRGMIIQIEQARTNPSVGTTVKLADALGVSITTLLDYEQGSQVRLVPGSQAVRLWSTEAGSSARLLVGTEARGPLELWSWHLMPGDSSASDPHPEGTVELLHVTSGELTLVVDGEAHAVPAGTSATFEAHVPHVYRNDGSDPACLTMAVSIPPVRGEGG; encoded by the coding sequence GTGACCGACCTCGATCAGCTCACCCAGTCACTCGCGCGGAATCTCAAGCGCTGGCGAGGTGAGCGCGGTTTCACCCTGGATGCTCTCGCGGCCCGGGCGGGGGTCAGCCGCGGCATGATCATCCAGATCGAGCAGGCGCGAACGAACCCGAGCGTCGGCACCACCGTCAAACTCGCGGACGCCCTGGGTGTCAGCATCACGACACTGCTCGACTACGAACAGGGGTCCCAGGTCCGGCTCGTGCCCGGGAGCCAGGCGGTGCGCCTGTGGTCGACGGAGGCCGGCAGTTCGGCGAGGCTGCTGGTCGGCACAGAGGCCCGCGGTCCGCTCGAGCTCTGGTCCTGGCACCTGATGCCCGGCGACAGCAGCGCCTCCGACCCGCACCCCGAGGGAACGGTGGAGCTCCTCCACGTCACATCGGGTGAGCTGACGCTGGTCGTCGACGGTGAGGCCCACGCGGTGCCCGCCGGCACCTCCGCGACGTTCGAGGCCCATGTTCCTCACGTCTACCGCAACGACGGTTCCGACCCCGCCTGCCTGACGATGGCGGTGTCGATCCCTCCCGTCCGCGGAGAAGGCGGATGA
- a CDS encoding YbaK/EbsC family protein, translating to MRAPLGDFTDASPAADRLDLLTPPVAEAIAAGWGGTPAESVVFVDTDPAIADTAAFVEHHGPELLEASANCVVVAGKRGGDTTLAACVVLSHTRVDVNGVVRKHLGTRKASFAPMDVAVGGTGMEYGGITPIGLPAAWPLLIDPAVADTEWVLIGSGRRRGKLIVPGKALAALPGAVLLEGLGV from the coding sequence ATGCGCGCACCACTGGGCGACTTCACCGACGCCTCTCCCGCGGCCGACCGGCTGGACCTGCTCACGCCGCCCGTCGCCGAGGCGATCGCGGCCGGCTGGGGCGGCACCCCCGCCGAGTCCGTCGTCTTCGTCGACACCGACCCCGCGATCGCCGACACGGCCGCCTTCGTCGAGCACCACGGCCCCGAGCTGCTGGAGGCGTCCGCCAACTGCGTGGTGGTCGCCGGCAAGCGGGGCGGCGACACCACCCTGGCCGCGTGCGTGGTGCTCTCGCACACCCGTGTCGATGTCAACGGGGTCGTGCGCAAGCACCTCGGCACCCGTAAGGCGTCCTTCGCCCCCATGGACGTGGCGGTGGGTGGGACCGGCATGGAGTACGGCGGCATCACCCCCATCGGTCTGCCCGCGGCCTGGCCCCTCCTCATCGACCCGGCGGTGGCGGACACGGAGTGGGTCCTGATCGGCAGCGGCCGCCGCCGGGGCAAGCTCATCGTCCCGGGCAAGGCGCTGGCCGCGCTGCCGGGAGCCGTCCTGCTGGAAGGCCTCGGGGTCTGA
- a CDS encoding fused MFS/spermidine synthase — protein MNEQIPVIRDTDCGTARLMPDVDRERAWLLTVDGAPQSYVDLDEPEHLEFEYVRRLGHVVDGVGAPGAPLDAVHLGGGALTLPRYLAATRPGSRQDVVEADHGLTELVGEHLPLPGGADVTVHAADARAWIEKAPDSSADLLIGDVFGGSRVPAQLTSVEYARAAGRVLRGDGVYAANLADGAPFTFLRSQLANFAEVFEELALIAEPAVLRGRRFGNAVLLASRAPLDIAPLTRLCAADVFPARVEHGAALTRFIGGAKPVRDSEAVASPEPPDGAFGIG, from the coding sequence GTGAACGAGCAGATACCCGTCATCCGCGACACCGACTGCGGCACCGCGAGGCTGATGCCCGACGTCGACCGGGAACGGGCCTGGCTGCTCACGGTCGACGGCGCCCCGCAGTCGTACGTCGACCTCGACGAACCGGAGCACCTCGAATTCGAGTACGTACGGCGGCTCGGCCACGTGGTGGACGGGGTGGGGGCACCGGGTGCGCCGCTGGACGCCGTACACCTCGGCGGCGGCGCGCTCACGCTGCCCCGCTACCTCGCCGCCACCCGCCCGGGCTCGCGGCAGGACGTCGTCGAGGCGGACCACGGGCTCACCGAACTGGTCGGCGAGCACCTGCCGTTGCCCGGAGGGGCCGATGTCACCGTGCACGCCGCCGATGCCAGGGCGTGGATCGAGAAGGCGCCGGACAGCTCCGCCGACCTTCTGATCGGTGACGTCTTCGGCGGCTCGCGGGTACCGGCGCAGCTCACCTCCGTCGAGTACGCGCGGGCCGCCGGACGGGTCCTGCGCGGTGACGGCGTCTACGCGGCCAATCTGGCCGACGGCGCTCCGTTCACCTTCCTTCGGTCACAACTGGCCAATTTCGCGGAGGTGTTCGAGGAGCTGGCCCTCATCGCCGAACCGGCCGTCCTGCGCGGCCGGCGGTTCGGCAACGCCGTGCTGCTGGCCTCGCGCGCCCCCCTCGACATCGCACCGCTCACGCGGCTCTGCGCGGCCGACGTGTTCCCCGCGCGGGTCGAGCACGGTGCGGCGCTCACCCGGTTCATCGGCGGTGCGAAGCCGGTACGCGACAGCGAGGCCGTGGCCTCACCCGAGCCCCCCGACGGGGCTTTCGGCATCGGCTGA
- a CDS encoding gamma carbonic anhydrase family protein gives MAEQALVTGIGGKEPDIDPDAFLAPTSVVIGEVSMAAGSSVWYHAVLRGDGGPIALGPDSNIQDNCSVHTDPGFPLTVGARVSVGHNAVLHGCVIEDDVLVGMGATVLNGAHIGAGSLIAAQALVPQGMRVPPGSLVAGVPAKVKRELTAEEREGIALNAAGYVELAKAHRSAHQEG, from the coding sequence ATGGCAGAGCAGGCATTGGTCACCGGCATCGGCGGCAAGGAGCCGGACATCGACCCGGACGCCTTCCTCGCGCCGACCTCCGTCGTCATCGGCGAGGTGTCGATGGCCGCGGGCTCGAGTGTCTGGTACCACGCCGTGCTGCGTGGCGACGGCGGCCCGATCGCCCTGGGCCCCGACAGCAACATCCAGGACAACTGCAGCGTGCACACCGACCCCGGCTTCCCGCTGACGGTGGGCGCCAGGGTCTCGGTCGGGCACAACGCCGTCCTGCACGGCTGCGTCATCGAGGACGACGTGCTGGTCGGCATGGGCGCCACCGTGCTCAACGGCGCGCACATCGGCGCGGGTTCCCTGATCGCGGCGCAGGCCCTCGTACCGCAGGGGATGCGGGTGCCGCCGGGCTCCCTCGTCGCCGGTGTGCCCGCCAAGGTCAAGCGGGAGCTGACCGCCGAGGAGCGTGAGGGGATCGCCCTCAACGCGGCCGGTTACGTGGAGCTGGCGAAGGCCCACCGTTCGGCGCACCAGGAGGGCTGA
- a CDS encoding YigZ family protein → MQEEYRTVAGAGVHETEVSRSRFLCALAPAATEQEAQEFVARVRKEHPTANHNCFAYVIGADASVQKASDDGEPGGTAGVPMLQMLMRREVRYAVAVVTRYFGGVKLGAGGLIRAYGGAVGEALDALGTTTRRRFRLAAVTVDHQRAGKLENDLRATGVAVHEVTYAEAVTIAIGLPDAGVEDFRAWLADATAGAATLELGGEAYGDV, encoded by the coding sequence ATGCAGGAGGAGTACCGGACAGTCGCCGGCGCGGGTGTGCACGAGACCGAGGTCAGCCGGTCGCGTTTCCTCTGCGCGCTCGCCCCCGCCGCCACCGAGCAGGAGGCGCAGGAGTTCGTCGCGCGCGTCCGCAAGGAGCACCCCACCGCCAACCACAACTGCTTCGCCTACGTCATCGGCGCCGACGCCTCCGTGCAGAAGGCCAGTGACGACGGGGAACCCGGCGGGACCGCCGGCGTCCCCATGCTGCAGATGCTCATGCGCCGGGAGGTGCGGTACGCCGTCGCCGTCGTCACCCGTTACTTCGGCGGCGTGAAGCTCGGCGCGGGCGGACTGATCCGGGCGTACGGAGGAGCGGTCGGTGAGGCGCTCGACGCGTTGGGCACGACCACCCGCCGCCGGTTCCGCCTCGCCGCCGTCACGGTGGACCACCAGCGCGCGGGCAAGCTGGAGAACGATCTGCGCGCCACCGGTGTGGCCGTGCACGAGGTGACCTACGCGGAGGCGGTGACCATCGCGATCGGGCTGCCGGACGCCGGCGTGGAAGACTTCAGGGCCTGGCTGGCGGACGCCACCGCGGGCGCCGCGACACTCGAACTGGGCGGCGAGGCGTACGGGGATGTCTGA
- a CDS encoding acyltransferase, with protein MPKNRNLFSSLALRRREVLSSAVHRVWAWAQEAGAVTATHPGRLRFGRIGAGTRLAFPQGTVFGERWIELGDHCVIGEQVTLTAGLMPDLDLGADPILTLGNGVVLGRGSHVIADTSVSIGSDTYCGPYVYITSTNHSYDDPDEPVGRQWPRMEPVVIGPGCWIGTGAVILPGARLGRNVVVAAGAVVRGEVADHAVVAGAPARVVRSWDPEKGWQPPLRTPAPVPIPDGVTPEQLAAVARLLEDPSES; from the coding sequence GTGCCGAAGAACCGGAACTTGTTCTCCTCCCTGGCCCTCCGGCGGCGTGAGGTCCTTTCCAGCGCCGTCCACCGCGTCTGGGCGTGGGCGCAGGAGGCCGGGGCGGTCACCGCGACGCACCCCGGGCGGCTGCGGTTCGGCCGCATCGGCGCCGGAACCCGGCTCGCCTTCCCCCAGGGCACGGTCTTCGGGGAGCGGTGGATCGAGCTGGGCGACCACTGCGTGATCGGCGAGCAGGTGACACTCACGGCCGGCCTGATGCCCGATCTGGATCTGGGGGCCGATCCCATCCTGACCCTGGGCAACGGTGTGGTGCTGGGCCGGGGCAGCCACGTCATCGCCGACACCTCGGTGTCGATCGGGTCGGACACCTACTGCGGTCCGTACGTCTACATCACCTCCACCAACCACAGTTACGACGATCCCGACGAGCCGGTGGGCAGGCAGTGGCCGCGCATGGAGCCCGTCGTGATCGGGCCCGGATGCTGGATCGGCACCGGAGCGGTGATCCTGCCGGGGGCGAGGCTGGGCCGGAACGTCGTGGTCGCGGCGGGAGCGGTCGTACGCGGCGAGGTCGCCGACCACGCGGTGGTGGCGGGAGCGCCCGCCAGGGTGGTGCGGAGCTGGGACCCCGAGAAGGGCTGGCAGCCGCCGCTGCGCACCCCCGCACCCGTGCCGATCCCCGACGGGGTCACGCCAGAGCAGCTGGCCGCAGTGGCTCGCCTGCTCGAGGACCCGTCCGAGAGCTGA
- a CDS encoding MFS transporter, whose product MTTAPASPSPAPRSVPAGRNFGLLTAAAIITSLGTNGALIAAAFAVLESGGDSGDVGLVAAARTAPLVLFLLIGGAVADRLPRHRVMVAANTLNCVSQAVFAWLVLTGGAELWQMMLLTALCGTGQAFFGPAAEGMLMSSVDGEQAARAFAFFRMSMHGAAIGGAALGGAMIAAMDPGWVLAIDAAAFAVAGVLRAFLDVSHIPARLPGGGLLADLREGWQEVVGRPWLWAVVLQFSVVVAVVGAAEAVYGPLVARDELGGARPWGFALAAFGVGTLGGALLMTRWKPRRLLLAGTLCVFPLALPSAGLAIPLPVVGLCAVMFVTGVAIEVFGVSWMTALHQEIPEEKLSRVAAYDWFGSVAMVPLATAAAGPVETLVGRSEALWGCAALIVLVTAGVLLVPDVRNLTRRSTVKQIGAPEPAPTSADAESPVGGLG is encoded by the coding sequence GTGACTACCGCCCCCGCCTCCCCCTCTCCGGCCCCGCGCTCCGTGCCGGCGGGCCGCAATTTCGGCCTGCTGACCGCCGCCGCGATCATCACGAGCCTGGGCACCAACGGCGCTCTGATCGCGGCGGCGTTCGCGGTTCTGGAGTCGGGCGGCGACAGCGGTGACGTCGGACTGGTGGCCGCCGCTCGCACGGCGCCGCTGGTGCTCTTCCTGCTGATCGGCGGCGCGGTCGCGGACCGGCTGCCACGTCACCGCGTGATGGTGGCCGCGAACACACTGAACTGCGTCTCTCAGGCGGTCTTCGCCTGGCTGGTGCTGACCGGTGGCGCCGAGCTGTGGCAGATGATGCTGCTGACGGCTCTCTGCGGCACCGGGCAGGCCTTCTTCGGCCCGGCCGCCGAGGGCATGCTGATGTCCAGCGTCGACGGTGAGCAGGCGGCCCGCGCCTTCGCCTTCTTCCGGATGTCGATGCACGGCGCGGCCATCGGCGGCGCGGCGCTCGGCGGCGCCATGATCGCGGCCATGGATCCGGGCTGGGTGCTCGCGATCGACGCGGCGGCGTTCGCCGTCGCCGGTGTGCTCAGGGCCTTCCTCGACGTGAGTCACATCCCCGCGCGCCTGCCGGGCGGCGGGCTGCTCGCCGATCTCCGTGAGGGCTGGCAGGAGGTCGTGGGGCGTCCCTGGCTGTGGGCCGTCGTACTGCAGTTCTCGGTGGTCGTGGCCGTCGTGGGGGCCGCGGAGGCGGTCTACGGACCGCTGGTGGCGCGGGACGAGCTCGGAGGCGCCCGCCCCTGGGGCTTCGCCCTCGCGGCCTTCGGCGTCGGCACACTGGGCGGGGCGCTCCTGATGACGCGGTGGAAACCCCGGCGGCTGCTGCTGGCCGGCACCCTCTGCGTGTTCCCGTTGGCCCTGCCGTCCGCGGGGCTCGCGATCCCGCTGCCGGTGGTCGGCCTCTGCGCGGTGATGTTCGTGACGGGAGTCGCCATCGAGGTGTTCGGGGTCTCCTGGATGACGGCTCTCCACCAGGAGATCCCGGAGGAGAAGCTGTCGCGGGTCGCGGCGTACGACTGGTTCGGCTCGGTCGCGATGGTGCCCCTGGCCACGGCGGCCGCCGGTCCGGTGGAGACGCTCGTCGGCCGCAGCGAGGCCCTGTGGGGCTGTGCCGCTCTGATCGTGCTGGTGACCGCGGGCGTCCTGCTCGTTCCCGACGTGCGGAATCTGACGCGCCGCAGCACCGTGAAGCAGATCGGCGCGCCGGAGCCGGCCCCCACGTCAGCCGATGCCGAAAGCCCCGTCGGGGGGCTCGGGTGA
- a CDS encoding DUF4442 domain-containing protein, whose translation MTVGEILSASVPMVRTLGIEYLETTAERAVLSLPDRAEYHNHLGGPHAGAMFTLAESASGAIVVAAFGDQMTRAVPLPVTTEMAFKKVAMGGLTATAVLGRPAAEVVAELDEGKRPEFPVSVEIRRADGAVTSEMSVVWTLRPNR comes from the coding sequence ATGACGGTCGGCGAGATCCTGTCCGCGAGCGTCCCGATGGTCCGGACCCTTGGCATCGAATACCTCGAGACGACCGCGGAGCGCGCCGTCCTCTCGCTCCCCGACCGCGCCGAGTACCACAACCACCTCGGCGGCCCGCACGCCGGAGCGATGTTCACGCTCGCCGAGTCGGCGAGCGGCGCGATCGTCGTCGCCGCGTTCGGCGACCAGATGACCCGGGCCGTCCCGCTGCCCGTGACGACGGAGATGGCCTTCAAGAAGGTGGCCATGGGCGGTCTCACCGCCACCGCGGTCCTGGGCCGCCCGGCGGCCGAGGTCGTCGCAGAACTGGACGAGGGGAAGCGCCCGGAGTTCCCCGTGAGCGTCGAGATCCGTCGCGCCGACGGCGCCGTCACCAGTGAGATGAGCGTGGTCTGGACACTGCGCCCGAACCGCTGA
- a CDS encoding exonuclease SbcCD subunit D: MRILHTSDWHLGRSFHRVSMLDAQAAYLDHLVETVRENAVDVVVVAGDVYDRAVPPLSAVQLFDDALHRLAAAGVPTVMISGNHDSARRLGVGAGLIARAGIHLRTDPDDCATPVVLHDAHGEVAFYGLPYLEPALVKDTLGASKAGHEAVLTAAMDRVRADLAARPDGTRSVVLAHAFVAGGEPSDSERDITVGGVAAVPAGVFDGVDYVALGHLHGCQRVTERVRYSGSPLAYSFSEHAHRKTMWLIDVAPGGELAAERVDCPAPRPLARLRGRLDTLLEDPALEGHRESWVEATLTDPARPDEPMARLLERFPHALSLAFDPERAPQDPLASYAQRLEGRDDQQVAEDFVAHVRGGSGPSEHERTVLRAVLDDVRVDDAVGEVSR, translated from the coding sequence GTGAGGATTCTCCACACCTCGGACTGGCACCTGGGGAGATCGTTCCACCGCGTCTCGATGCTCGACGCCCAGGCCGCCTACCTCGACCACCTCGTCGAGACGGTGCGGGAGAACGCCGTCGACGTGGTCGTGGTGGCGGGTGACGTCTACGACAGGGCCGTTCCGCCGCTGTCGGCCGTGCAGCTGTTCGACGACGCGTTGCACCGCCTCGCCGCCGCCGGGGTGCCGACGGTCATGATCTCCGGCAACCACGACTCGGCCCGCCGGCTCGGAGTCGGTGCCGGGCTGATCGCGCGGGCCGGGATCCATCTGCGTACCGATCCCGACGACTGCGCCACACCGGTCGTGCTCCACGACGCGCACGGTGAGGTGGCGTTCTACGGACTGCCCTATCTGGAGCCGGCCCTCGTCAAGGACACGCTGGGCGCCTCCAAGGCGGGGCACGAAGCCGTCCTCACGGCCGCGATGGACCGCGTACGGGCGGATCTCGCCGCCCGGCCCGACGGCACCAGGTCCGTGGTCCTGGCTCACGCGTTCGTGGCGGGCGGTGAACCCAGCGACAGCGAACGCGACATCACGGTCGGCGGTGTCGCCGCCGTCCCCGCGGGGGTGTTCGACGGCGTCGACTACGTGGCACTCGGTCACCTGCACGGCTGCCAGAGGGTCACCGAACGGGTCCGGTACTCGGGTTCGCCGCTGGCCTACTCCTTCTCCGAGCACGCGCACCGCAAGACGATGTGGCTCATCGACGTCGCGCCCGGCGGAGAACTCGCCGCCGAACGCGTCGACTGCCCCGCCCCGCGCCCGCTCGCGCGGCTCCGCGGCCGCCTCGACACCTTGCTCGAGGACCCGGCCCTCGAAGGGCACCGGGAATCCTGGGTGGAGGCCACCCTCACCGACCCCGCGCGGCCGGACGAGCCCATGGCCCGCCTCCTCGAACGCTTCCCCCACGCGCTCAGCCTGGCGTTCGATCCGGAGCGTGCCCCTCAGGACCCGCTCGCCTCCTACGCGCAGCGGCTCGAAGGACGTGACGACCAGCAGGTGGCGGAGGATTTCGTGGCCCACGTACGCGGCGGAAGCGGACCCAGCGAGCACGAGCGCACGGTGCTGCGTGCCGTCCTCGACGACGTGCGGGTCGACGACGCGGTCGGCGAGGTGTCCCGTTGA
- a CDS encoding DedA family protein: protein MHVQEWLETVPAVSIYLLVGVVIGLESLGIPLPGEIILVSSALLASQHGDIDPVVLGACATAGAIIGDSIGYAIGRRGGRPLLAWLGGRFPKHFGAPQIALAERSFEKWGMWAVFFGRFVALLRIFAGPLAGVLRMPYWKFLIANVLGGILWAGGTTAVIYSVGVVAEAWLKRFSWLGLVAAVLIGVISMLVLKNRAKKAAEQAGVPAPEPEAVPAAD, encoded by the coding sequence ATGCACGTCCAGGAGTGGCTCGAGACCGTACCCGCGGTCAGCATTTACCTCCTGGTGGGGGTGGTCATCGGACTCGAGAGCCTGGGCATCCCGCTGCCCGGTGAGATCATCCTCGTGAGCTCGGCGCTCCTGGCCTCCCAGCACGGCGACATCGACCCCGTGGTGCTCGGCGCCTGCGCGACGGCCGGAGCGATCATCGGCGACTCGATCGGTTACGCCATCGGCCGCAGGGGAGGGCGCCCGCTGCTCGCCTGGCTCGGCGGCAGGTTCCCCAAACACTTCGGGGCACCCCAGATCGCCCTTGCCGAGCGGTCGTTCGAGAAGTGGGGCATGTGGGCCGTCTTCTTCGGCCGCTTCGTCGCACTGCTCCGGATCTTCGCCGGTCCGCTGGCCGGCGTCCTGCGCATGCCGTACTGGAAGTTCCTGATCGCCAACGTGCTCGGCGGCATCCTCTGGGCCGGCGGCACCACCGCCGTCATCTACTCGGTGGGCGTCGTCGCCGAGGCATGGCTCAAGCGCTTCTCGTGGCTGGGGCTCGTGGCCGCCGTGCTGATCGGTGTGATCTCGATGCTGGTGCTGAAGAACCGCGCCAAGAAGGCTGCGGAACAGGCCGGCGTTCCGGCGCCCGAGCCGGAGGCGGTCCCCGCAGCCGACTGA
- a CDS encoding AAC(3) family N-acetyltransferase, translating into MSAVTRHLLPGGERAATQLCELGVRRGGALLVHASMRAAGGGAGDMAHALRRALGPAGTLVVPSFTPENSDTSRAYLDRVRGLSEEAAAAVRARMPAFDPAVSPAPTMGALAEVVRLAPDARRSSHPQTSFAGLGPAAVRLLTGHRPDCHLGEDSPLARLYEADAQVLLLGTGFDRCSAFHLAEYRRPAPPRRLYRCVMASGEGRRWWEYEDVALDDSDFAGLGEDFVRARPGAVSSGPVGAASGRLFRLRAAVDFAVGWLEERRAAGC; encoded by the coding sequence ATGTCCGCCGTGACCCGGCATCTTCTGCCCGGCGGTGAGCGCGCCGCCACCCAGTTGTGCGAGCTCGGTGTGCGGCGGGGCGGTGCCCTGCTGGTGCACGCCTCGATGCGCGCCGCGGGCGGGGGCGCCGGGGACATGGCGCACGCGCTGCGCCGGGCTCTGGGACCGGCGGGGACGCTGGTCGTCCCTTCCTTCACTCCGGAGAATTCCGACACCTCCCGCGCCTATCTCGACAGGGTCCGCGGCCTGAGCGAGGAGGCCGCGGCGGCGGTGCGCGCGCGGATGCCCGCGTTCGATCCGGCGGTGTCTCCCGCGCCCACGATGGGCGCTCTCGCCGAGGTGGTGCGGCTGGCACCGGACGCGCGGCGCAGCAGCCATCCGCAGACCTCGTTCGCCGGGCTCGGCCCGGCGGCCGTGCGGCTGCTCACCGGCCACCGCCCTGACTGCCACCTGGGCGAGGACTCCCCCCTCGCCCGGCTGTACGAGGCCGACGCTCAGGTCCTGCTGCTGGGCACGGGCTTCGACCGCTGCAGCGCCTTCCATCTCGCGGAGTACCGCCGCCCCGCACCGCCCCGCCGCCTGTACCGCTGCGTGATGGCGTCGGGGGAAGGCCGTCGCTGGTGGGAGTACGAGGACGTCGCGCTGGACGACAGCGACTTCGCCGGGCTCGGGGAGGACTTCGTCCGTGCCCGGCCCGGAGCGGTCAGCAGCGGCCCGGTGGGGGCGGCGTCCGGCCGGCTGTTCCGTCTCCGCGCGGCCGTGGACTTCGCCGTGGGCTGGCTGGAGGAGCGTCGGGCCGCCGGCTGCTGA
- a CDS encoding patatin-like phospholipase family protein, whose protein sequence is MADTALVLGAGGVTGTAWESGILHGLAKAGVDLSTADLIVGSSAGAIVGAQLAFGPAGVDDLYERQLAAPESANGPVGRLGPVTVLRYARAVLSSRTPDDYGRRLGALARDSRPVATADERREMIASLLPSSEWPERNLLVTAVDAATGALHTFDRTGTVALADAVTASCAVPVVWPVVSAGGRNWIDGGVHSPANAQLASGYDRVVVIAPTATGNKVIASPRAQAALLEAAGARVEVITPDAPTRKAIGRNPLDPARRAAAARAGLAQSTDHTEAVAALWNG, encoded by the coding sequence ATGGCAGACACAGCTCTCGTACTGGGTGCCGGAGGCGTCACCGGCACCGCCTGGGAAAGCGGCATCCTGCACGGGCTCGCCAAGGCGGGCGTCGACCTCTCCACCGCCGATCTGATCGTCGGGAGCTCCGCCGGTGCCATCGTCGGGGCACAGCTCGCCTTCGGGCCCGCCGGCGTCGACGATCTCTACGAGCGTCAGCTCGCCGCTCCGGAGAGCGCGAACGGGCCGGTGGGCCGTCTCGGACCCGTCACCGTGCTGCGCTACGCCAGAGCCGTGCTCTCCTCCCGTACGCCGGACGACTACGGGCGCAGGCTGGGGGCCCTGGCCCGGGACAGCCGGCCCGTGGCGACCGCGGACGAGCGGCGGGAGATGATCGCGAGCCTGCTCCCCTCGTCGGAATGGCCCGAACGGAACCTGCTGGTCACGGCGGTGGACGCCGCCACGGGCGCGCTGCACACCTTCGACCGGACGGGCACGGTCGCGCTCGCCGACGCCGTCACCGCCAGCTGCGCGGTCCCCGTGGTCTGGCCCGTGGTCAGCGCGGGGGGCCGGAACTGGATCGACGGCGGAGTGCACTCCCCGGCCAACGCCCAGCTGGCCTCCGGCTACGACCGCGTCGTCGTGATCGCGCCCACCGCCACCGGGAACAAGGTGATCGCCTCTCCCCGCGCGCAGGCCGCCCTGCTGGAGGCGGCGGGTGCCAGGGTCGAGGTCATCACCCCGGACGCGCCCACCCGGAAGGCCATCGGGCGCAATCCCCTGGACCCCGCCCGGCGTGCCGCGGCGGCCCGGGCCGGCCTCGCCCAGTCCACGGACCACACCGAGGCGGTCGCCGCGCTGTGGAACGGCTGA
- a CDS encoding CoA-binding protein, producing MYADDDTVRRILRDTGDTWAVVGLSGNRSRAAYGVSEVLRRFGKRVVPVHPKAETVHGEQGYASLADIPFPVDVVDVFVNSDLAGAVADEAVAAGAKAVWFQLGVIDEQAYERTRAAGLAMVMDRCPAIEIPRLSPLR from the coding sequence ATGTACGCAGACGACGATACGGTCCGCAGGATCCTCCGTGACACGGGCGACACCTGGGCGGTGGTGGGGCTGTCCGGCAACAGGTCCCGCGCGGCCTACGGAGTGTCCGAGGTCCTCAGGCGCTTCGGCAAGCGTGTGGTGCCCGTCCATCCCAAGGCGGAGACGGTACACGGCGAACAGGGGTACGCCTCCCTGGCGGACATACCCTTCCCCGTCGACGTGGTGGACGTCTTCGTCAACAGCGACCTGGCGGGCGCCGTAGCCGACGAGGCGGTGGCAGCCGGGGCGAAGGCCGTCTGGTTCCAGCTCGGCGTGATCGACGAGCAGGCGTACGAGCGCACCCGTGCGGCGGGCCTGGCGATGGTCATGGACCGCTGCCCGGCGATCGAGATACCCCGCCTGAGCCCCCTCCGCTGA